In Opitutaceae bacterium TAV5, one genomic interval encodes:
- a CDS encoding cysteinyl-tRNA synthetase, which yields MPLHLYNTLTARKEPVFPADGHTLRFYCCGPTVYAPSHIGNFRSFVVQDVFRRVVEAGGCATLHVRNITDVDDKTVRRSLAEGVSLSAFTARLAARYHDDCTALGLLPPHHEPGAVEHIPDQIALIERLVARGHAWRADDGSVYFDVNSFPEYGRLSRLDRREIRSPAPKPGRAILAEAVKTRTGESSPEDADEYAAREHAADFALWKARKPADGPNYWSSPWGEGRPGWHIECSAMSMRYLGESFDLHSGGADLIFPHHENEIAQSEAATGKPFVRHWFHIAHLLVDGGKMSKSRGTAHTLEDVIARGHRPAELRYALLAGHYRQPLNFTWNSLLAARSALVRLARLLSRFQPAANARQSDIATTPEERFGIFQPVFDALNDDLNTPRALGLLFASIESFESGQAPFTRTTARQLGEIVAIFGFDPDSFTDARPVAGTEIPLRIAALADARQAARREHDWIAADAARNRLREAGWEIREHSDGYRLFPLSRISS from the coding sequence ATGCCGCTGCACCTGTACAACACACTCACCGCCAGAAAAGAACCCGTCTTCCCCGCGGACGGGCACACCCTGAGATTTTACTGCTGCGGCCCCACCGTTTACGCGCCCTCGCATATCGGCAACTTCCGCAGTTTCGTCGTGCAGGACGTTTTTCGCCGGGTCGTTGAAGCCGGCGGATGCGCCACGCTCCACGTTCGCAACATCACCGATGTGGACGACAAGACCGTGCGCCGGTCCCTGGCCGAAGGCGTTTCCCTTTCCGCATTCACCGCCCGCCTGGCGGCCCGCTACCACGATGACTGCACCGCGCTCGGCCTTCTTCCTCCTCATCACGAACCCGGCGCAGTCGAACACATCCCCGACCAGATCGCCCTGATCGAGCGACTCGTCGCCCGCGGCCATGCCTGGCGCGCCGACGATGGCAGCGTGTACTTCGACGTGAACTCCTTCCCGGAATACGGTCGCCTTTCCCGCCTCGACCGGCGCGAGATCCGTTCCCCCGCCCCGAAACCCGGCCGCGCCATCCTGGCGGAAGCGGTCAAAACCCGAACCGGAGAATCCTCCCCGGAAGACGCCGACGAATACGCGGCCCGTGAACACGCCGCAGACTTCGCTCTCTGGAAAGCGCGCAAGCCCGCCGACGGCCCCAACTACTGGTCTTCGCCCTGGGGCGAAGGGCGTCCCGGCTGGCACATCGAGTGCAGCGCCATGTCCATGCGCTATCTCGGGGAAAGCTTCGATCTGCATTCCGGCGGGGCCGACCTGATCTTCCCTCATCACGAAAACGAGATCGCGCAAAGTGAAGCGGCGACAGGAAAACCTTTCGTGCGCCACTGGTTTCATATCGCTCACCTGCTGGTCGATGGTGGCAAGATGAGCAAATCACGCGGCACCGCCCATACCCTGGAAGATGTCATCGCCCGGGGGCACCGTCCGGCGGAGTTGCGTTACGCGCTCCTTGCCGGCCACTATCGGCAGCCGCTCAACTTTACCTGGAATTCGCTTCTCGCTGCCCGGAGCGCACTCGTCCGCCTGGCTCGCTTGCTCTCCCGTTTCCAGCCCGCGGCGAACGCGAGACAATCCGATATCGCGACAACACCCGAAGAGCGTTTTGGCATATTCCAGCCGGTCTTCGATGCACTCAATGACGACCTGAACACGCCGCGTGCACTCGGCCTTCTCTTTGCCTCCATTGAATCCTTCGAGTCCGGACAGGCGCCCTTCACCCGGACGACTGCCCGTCAACTGGGCGAGATCGTGGCCATTTTTGGCTTCGATCCTGACAGCTTCACAGACGCCCGGCCGGTTGCAGGCACAGAAATTCCGCTCCGCATCGCTGCGCTGGCCGATGCCCGGCAGGCCGCGCGTCGGGAGCACGACTGGATCGCGGCCGACGCCGCTCGAAACCGCCTGCGTGAAGCCGGTTGGGAAATCCGGGAACACTCCGATGGCTACCGGCTCTTTCCCCTCTCCCGTATTTCCTCATGA
- a CDS encoding CoA activase, which yields MKHKAKDIIASGDWTYGPEWPVIGLDIGSRGSKGVLLVEDEVYTALIPTGLYMQETADDLLGRLLAESGLQRSDIAFIVGTGYGRISLKYDDIPYKVVTEISCHAMGAHAALPETRTIIDIGGQDSKAIKIDPATGKVVEFVMNDKCAAGTGRFLEKAAALLGIELDELGPVALESKDPAPVSSQCVVFAESEMISLRARGERNNDLEARANIAAGVHLSAARRVHNLLGRVGIEPGLAFTGGVSNNPGMWQVLETLLKSKFQVPKLDLIFAGSLGAAVYAGKHAAASPEVAAKYQARPFVWSKADSPAAVNDAVEVEFDRSLAC from the coding sequence ATGAAACACAAAGCGAAGGATATCATCGCTTCCGGCGACTGGACCTACGGCCCCGAGTGGCCGGTCATCGGGCTCGACATCGGCTCGCGCGGCTCCAAGGGCGTCCTCCTCGTCGAGGACGAGGTTTACACCGCCCTCATCCCGACCGGCCTCTACATGCAGGAGACCGCCGACGACCTGCTCGGCCGCCTCCTCGCCGAATCCGGGCTGCAACGCTCCGACATCGCCTTCATCGTGGGCACCGGCTATGGGCGCATCTCGCTCAAGTATGACGACATCCCCTACAAGGTCGTCACCGAGATCAGTTGCCACGCCATGGGCGCGCACGCCGCGCTCCCGGAGACGCGCACCATCATCGACATCGGCGGTCAGGATTCCAAGGCCATCAAGATCGACCCCGCCACCGGCAAGGTCGTCGAGTTTGTCATGAACGACAAATGCGCCGCCGGCACCGGCCGTTTTCTGGAAAAGGCCGCCGCCCTGCTCGGCATCGAGCTCGATGAGCTTGGCCCCGTCGCCCTCGAGTCGAAGGACCCCGCGCCCGTCAGCAGCCAGTGCGTGGTCTTCGCCGAGTCCGAGATGATCTCGCTGCGCGCCCGCGGCGAGCGCAACAACGACCTCGAAGCCCGCGCCAACATCGCCGCCGGCGTGCACCTCTCCGCCGCCCGCCGCGTGCACAATCTGCTCGGCCGCGTCGGCATCGAACCCGGCCTCGCCTTCACCGGCGGCGTCTCCAACAACCCCGGCATGTGGCAGGTCCTGGAAACCCTGCTCAAGTCGAAGTTCCAGGTGCCGAAGCTCGACCTCATCTTTGCCGGCTCGCTGGGAGCTGCCGTCTATGCGGGCAAGCACGCGGCGGCCTCGCCGGAAGTCGCCGCCAAATACCAGGCTCGCCCCTTCGTGTGGTCGAAAGCCGACAGCCCCGCCGCCGTCAACGACGCCGTCGAAGTCGAATTCGACCGCAGCCTCGCCTGCTGA
- a CDS encoding 2-hydroxyglutaryl-CoA dehydratase has translation MSITSTTGPATAPRITDPAQFSAFVQTEQQSLIDAVGVKKAGYLCNYTPLELLSAAGVRHARLFKGGNSEQAAAGELFTQSVFCDFTKSCIGGFEQGDPFYKAFDKVYNFHTCATMKRASEVIELFTPTRLLNLPKLRNSEDSRRFFRSEIIEFRDDLAELTGKPIADEDVRAGIVVYNQLRRLLRKFSELRKRANPALTGRAFLDIVRGYYYVEPRKLLPVLEQLYRYYEALTPAQPPSGQRQIRLMVAGSIMADGDRRILDIVENELGARVVIEDHCAGARPFYHTVPETGDPYQALADGYLDQSPCARQRPLSDAIEFSAKLAQEYNVDGVLYVFLKFCACYGVSQKDFIARFHELGLPVLALSSDYSESDRGQLLTRIEAFVDVIREKQLTTATHEQTVDA, from the coding sequence ATGAGCATCACATCCACCACCGGCCCCGCCACCGCTCCGCGCATCACCGACCCGGCACAATTCAGCGCCTTCGTCCAGACCGAGCAACAGTCCCTCATCGACGCCGTCGGCGTCAAAAAAGCCGGCTACCTGTGCAACTACACACCGCTCGAGTTGCTCAGCGCCGCCGGCGTCCGCCACGCCCGCCTCTTCAAGGGTGGCAATTCCGAACAGGCCGCCGCCGGCGAACTGTTCACGCAAAGCGTGTTTTGCGATTTCACCAAAAGCTGCATCGGCGGCTTCGAACAGGGCGACCCGTTCTACAAGGCGTTCGACAAGGTTTACAACTTCCACACCTGCGCCACCATGAAACGCGCGTCGGAAGTGATCGAGCTTTTCACACCCACGCGCCTGCTCAATCTCCCCAAACTGCGCAACTCCGAAGACTCGCGACGGTTCTTCCGTTCCGAGATCATCGAGTTTCGCGACGATCTTGCCGAGCTCACCGGCAAGCCGATCGCCGACGAGGACGTGCGCGCCGGGATTGTCGTTTACAACCAACTACGCCGGCTCCTGCGCAAGTTCTCCGAGCTGCGCAAACGCGCCAATCCCGCGCTCACCGGCCGCGCCTTTCTCGACATCGTGCGCGGCTACTACTACGTCGAGCCACGCAAGCTCCTCCCCGTTCTGGAGCAGCTCTACCGCTACTACGAGGCGCTCACCCCCGCCCAGCCGCCGTCCGGCCAGCGCCAGATCCGCCTCATGGTTGCGGGCAGCATCATGGCCGATGGCGACCGCCGCATCCTCGACATCGTGGAAAACGAGCTCGGCGCCCGCGTCGTCATCGAGGACCACTGCGCCGGCGCGCGGCCCTTCTACCACACCGTGCCCGAGACCGGCGACCCTTACCAGGCGCTCGCCGACGGTTACCTCGACCAGTCGCCCTGCGCCCGCCAGCGCCCGCTTTCCGACGCCATCGAGTTTTCCGCCAAACTTGCCCAGGAGTACAACGTGGACGGCGTCCTCTACGTCTTCCTCAAGTTCTGCGCCTGCTACGGCGTGAGCCAGAAGGACTTTATCGCCCGCTTCCATGAACTCGGCCTCCCCGTGCTCGCGCTCTCCAGCGATTATTCCGAAAGCGACCGCGGCCAGCTCCTCACCCGCATCGAAGCCTTCGTCGATGTCATCCGCGAAAAACAACTCACCACCGCCACCCATGAGCAAACCGTTGACGCTTGA
- a CDS encoding pyridoxamine 5'-phosphate oxidase, giving the protein MSIEQKQNVHDYIALTRWAFLAIVREDNAPTIRPIGSFAPVAPGQVDVYFSTPRDSAKVRSIRKNARVNFYFQHEELDIASYKGVSLIGDAVEVVPQSPEYPQAVTVLSARSPHFKARADKGELDGTALFRVQAAEVRFSDYSRGRGPAALQEIAL; this is encoded by the coding sequence ATGAGCATCGAACAAAAACAGAACGTTCACGATTACATCGCCCTGACCCGCTGGGCCTTTCTCGCCATCGTGCGCGAGGACAACGCCCCGACGATCCGTCCGATCGGCAGCTTCGCGCCGGTCGCCCCCGGGCAGGTCGACGTCTATTTTTCCACGCCGCGCGATTCCGCCAAGGTCCGCAGCATCCGGAAAAACGCCCGCGTCAACTTTTACTTCCAGCATGAGGAACTGGACATCGCTTCCTACAAAGGCGTCTCCCTGATCGGCGACGCCGTCGAGGTCGTCCCGCAATCCCCCGAGTATCCGCAGGCCGTCACCGTCCTCTCCGCCCGCAGCCCGCACTTCAAGGCCCGCGCGGACAAGGGCGAGCTCGACGGCACCGCCCTCTTCCGCGTCCAGGCCGCCGAGGTCCGCTTTTCCGACTATTCGAGGGGACGCGGCCCGGCTGCCCTCCAGGAGATCGCGCTCTGA
- a CDS encoding peptide ABC transporter ATPase, which yields MSTRVNQSPPVLLEARHISRSWGADTILEDVSLQVRAGESTAIVGPSGSGKTTLLGILALLLQPLSGHVLVGGHEATTLSDAERAFLRNTFFGFVFQTAQLVGSLSVLDNVLIPALLAGRAARDCGRVRELRESRDHARALLARLGLASRAAHLPHMLSHGQRRRVAIARALLLRPAVVLADEPTNDLDPRRAEEVADFLLGLPAEGHALVLVTHDPELAARADNRWRLEAGQLRPASSVEATFPNRPAQPETISAYTLQKS from the coding sequence ATGAGCACCCGCGTCAATCAGTCGCCCCCCGTCCTCCTCGAGGCCCGGCACATCTCCCGCTCCTGGGGCGCCGATACGATTCTCGAAGACGTGTCGCTCCAGGTGCGGGCTGGCGAATCCACCGCCATCGTCGGCCCCTCCGGCAGCGGAAAGACGACCCTGCTCGGCATCCTTGCGCTGCTCCTGCAACCGCTTTCCGGCCACGTCCTCGTCGGCGGACACGAGGCCACCACGCTCTCCGACGCCGAGCGCGCCTTCCTCCGCAACACCTTTTTCGGATTCGTCTTCCAGACCGCGCAACTGGTCGGCTCGCTGTCCGTGCTCGACAACGTGCTGATCCCGGCCCTCCTTGCCGGCCGCGCCGCCCGCGATTGCGGACGCGTGCGCGAGTTGCGCGAGTCCCGGGACCACGCCCGCGCCCTGCTCGCCCGCCTCGGGCTTGCCAGCCGCGCCGCGCACCTGCCCCACATGCTCAGCCATGGCCAGCGGCGCCGCGTCGCCATCGCCCGCGCCCTGCTGCTCCGCCCCGCCGTCGTCCTGGCCGACGAACCCACCAACGACCTCGACCCGCGCCGCGCGGAAGAGGTCGCCGATTTTCTCCTCGGGCTGCCCGCCGAGGGCCATGCGCTCGTGCTGGTCACGCATGACCCGGAGCTGGCCGCGCGCGCCGACAACCGCTGGCGCCTCGAGGCGGGCCAATTGCGGCCCGCCTCGTCCGTGGAGGCGACTTTTCCCAACCGTCCGGCGCAGCCGGAAACCATATCAGCATACACACTACAGAAATCATGA
- a CDS encoding ABC transporter, giving the protein MKNCIAVANLTKRFDFPIRNENSGWLKNFLFPDRKQITAVNNLTFSISQGERIAFIGPNGAGKSTTIKMLTGILHPTSGEINVLGLSPLKNRARLAARIGTIFGQRSQLLPNLPVTDSLELFGVMYGLSAQTIRNRIIELTEQLELENFRTQSVRKLSLGQRMRAELAASLMHKPEIIFLDEPTIGLDLIAKKNIRDLLLKLNRESGITIFLTSHDVEDIESLCERIIIIDNGCLLIDSPTNRLGASLSQEKFMDISAKTRFTTFPALPRGLVYMAKGATQITVSVDSSLLDIKEAIMIIAGQFDINDINIYGMKLEVAIRRIYGRSATGN; this is encoded by the coding sequence ATGAAAAATTGCATAGCAGTTGCCAACTTAACCAAGCGTTTTGACTTTCCCATCAGGAATGAAAATTCAGGGTGGCTCAAAAATTTTCTATTCCCTGACAGAAAACAAATAACGGCTGTTAATAATCTGACCTTTTCTATCTCCCAAGGAGAGCGAATCGCATTTATCGGACCAAACGGTGCCGGCAAATCAACTACTATAAAAATGCTCACCGGGATTTTGCATCCAACATCAGGTGAGATCAACGTCCTCGGATTGAGCCCCCTCAAAAATCGCGCAAGACTTGCCGCCAGAATAGGAACAATTTTCGGCCAGCGTTCGCAACTCCTGCCAAACCTGCCAGTGACCGATTCTTTGGAATTATTCGGCGTTATGTATGGTCTTTCTGCTCAGACCATCCGTAACCGGATCATTGAATTGACCGAACAGCTTGAACTTGAAAACTTCAGGACCCAATCTGTTCGCAAGCTATCACTCGGACAACGCATGCGTGCCGAACTGGCCGCATCTTTGATGCACAAACCAGAAATCATTTTTCTCGACGAACCCACCATCGGTTTGGACTTGATCGCAAAAAAAAATATCCGCGATTTGCTTCTGAAACTAAACCGGGAAAGCGGAATCACTATATTTCTGACATCTCACGATGTTGAGGACATTGAATCACTCTGTGAACGGATAATCATTATAGACAATGGCTGTCTACTCATCGACTCTCCCACTAACCGACTGGGAGCGTCTTTATCCCAGGAAAAGTTCATGGACATTTCCGCAAAAACCAGATTTACGACCTTCCCTGCCTTGCCAAGGGGCCTTGTTTACATGGCTAAAGGTGCAACCCAGATAACAGTCTCGGTTGATTCCAGTTTGCTTGATATCAAAGAGGCCATTATGATAATTGCTGGCCAGTTTGATATAAATGACATAAACATATACGGAATGAAGCTTGAGGTCGCCATTCGGAGGATTTATGGAAGATCTGCGACGGGAAATTAA
- a CDS encoding sulfonate ABC transporter ATP-binding protein, with protein sequence MTANRTVDVEARDLTKIFAARHGTARVTALDNVNLSIRPGEFVSIVGTSGCGKTTFLRILAGLETEFGGNVTLDGLRIGGPGPDKGVVFQDHRLLPWLTVEENIGFGLLDLPKAEQQERIRKYLRLVGLHGFERAWPAQLSGGMAQRAAIARALVNKPRILLLDEPLGALDALTRIYMQRELEKIWIEEKITMVMVTHDVEEALYLSDTVVLMSARPGRIKKIVPVHLARPRDRENPVFQNLKKELLAEFELQTKTQFSYEI encoded by the coding sequence ATGACTGCAAACCGCACTGTCGACGTCGAGGCCCGCGACCTCACCAAGATCTTCGCCGCCCGCCACGGCACGGCGCGGGTCACGGCGCTCGACAACGTCAACCTCAGCATCCGGCCCGGGGAGTTCGTCTCCATCGTCGGCACCAGCGGCTGCGGCAAGACCACGTTCCTGCGCATCCTGGCCGGACTCGAGACCGAGTTCGGCGGGAATGTCACGCTCGACGGCCTGCGCATCGGCGGCCCCGGGCCGGACAAGGGCGTGGTCTTCCAGGACCACCGCCTGCTCCCCTGGCTTACGGTCGAGGAAAACATCGGCTTCGGCCTGCTAGACCTGCCGAAAGCCGAGCAACAGGAGCGTATCCGGAAATACCTGCGCCTCGTCGGCCTGCACGGTTTCGAGCGCGCCTGGCCGGCGCAGCTTTCCGGCGGCATGGCGCAGCGCGCCGCCATCGCGCGCGCCCTTGTCAACAAGCCCCGCATTCTCCTCCTCGACGAACCGCTCGGCGCGCTCGACGCCCTCACCCGCATCTACATGCAGCGTGAACTGGAGAAAATCTGGATCGAGGAAAAAATCACCATGGTCATGGTCACGCACGACGTGGAGGAGGCCCTGTACCTGAGCGACACCGTGGTGCTCATGTCGGCCCGGCCCGGTCGCATCAAGAAAATCGTCCCCGTCCATCTCGCGCGCCCGCGCGACCGGGAAAACCCGGTCTTCCAGAACCTCAAGAAAGAACTCCTCGCCGAGTTCGAGCTGCAGACGAAAACCCAGTTCAGCTACGAAATCTGA
- a CDS encoding 2-hydroxyglutaryl-CoA dehydratase produces MSNTTTFESPDTASVLTGNRIRVDAPDYLPGTVRHGSRIQPGLYDARAKDSSSQAVKELGVLANTWSLEHIETLVDQGRRAVWGGMFWDSPLFRATDTIGVSIMELWRRDSKHAERVAENHFQIPSEFCSMIKSMAGRWHLRKNDRIRRILAFGSTCEPASMVEEHARRDGYEIHTVEGATAFKLGERRDELVKFFANELRKATVWLQGKPVDEDRLAEEIRLKNEAIKKVARIMDLRLKRPFDIGSLPMMWLIMGTSSYFGNREKFNAILDQILLDLEEAAKTPDTRPCLPLVLAGGPPGGLSFFELLENANAVLVGLVILGTSLYREDVPPLESLAHYLFEAQLRGELGEATGASALLRRRRIEELIAKTGARGLISSAITACPYASLVQQLERNYFRKQGFPIVGLECTVHNEPVTEEQTMKIKAFLEQLSESF; encoded by the coding sequence ATGAGCAACACCACCACGTTCGAAAGCCCCGACACCGCGTCCGTCCTCACCGGAAACCGCATCCGCGTGGACGCGCCCGACTACCTCCCCGGCACCGTCCGCCACGGCAGCCGCATCCAGCCCGGCCTCTACGATGCCAGGGCCAAGGATTCCAGCTCGCAGGCCGTCAAGGAGCTCGGCGTGCTTGCGAACACGTGGAGCCTCGAACACATCGAAACACTCGTCGACCAGGGCCGGCGCGCCGTCTGGGGCGGCATGTTCTGGGATTCGCCGCTCTTCCGCGCCACCGACACCATCGGCGTATCCATCATGGAACTATGGCGGCGCGACAGCAAACACGCCGAGCGGGTCGCCGAGAATCATTTCCAGATTCCCTCCGAGTTCTGTTCCATGATCAAGTCGATGGCCGGCCGCTGGCATCTCAGGAAAAACGACCGGATCCGGCGCATCCTTGCCTTCGGTTCCACCTGCGAGCCGGCCAGCATGGTCGAGGAGCACGCGCGCAGGGATGGCTATGAAATCCATACCGTGGAGGGGGCGACCGCTTTCAAGCTCGGGGAGCGCCGCGACGAACTCGTCAAATTTTTCGCCAACGAGCTCCGCAAGGCCACCGTCTGGCTCCAGGGCAAACCTGTGGATGAGGACCGTCTCGCCGAGGAAATCCGCCTCAAGAACGAAGCCATCAAAAAAGTGGCCCGCATCATGGACCTGCGCCTGAAGCGCCCTTTCGATATCGGCAGCCTGCCGATGATGTGGCTCATCATGGGGACGAGCAGCTACTTCGGGAACCGGGAAAAATTCAATGCCATCCTCGACCAGATCCTCCTCGATCTGGAGGAAGCGGCGAAGACGCCCGACACACGCCCCTGCCTGCCGCTCGTGCTCGCCGGCGGGCCTCCCGGCGGCCTGAGCTTTTTCGAGCTGCTCGAGAACGCCAACGCCGTCCTTGTCGGGCTGGTCATTCTCGGCACCTCGCTTTATCGCGAGGACGTGCCGCCACTCGAATCGCTCGCGCACTATCTGTTCGAGGCGCAGCTCCGCGGCGAACTCGGCGAGGCCACCGGCGCCTCTGCCCTGCTGCGCCGCCGCCGCATCGAGGAACTGATCGCGAAGACCGGCGCGAGGGGACTCATTTCCTCCGCCATCACCGCCTGCCCCTACGCCAGCCTGGTGCAGCAGCTCGAGCGCAATTATTTCCGCAAGCAGGGCTTCCCCATCGTCGGCCTCGAATGCACCGTCCACAACGAACCCGTCACCGAGGAGCAGACAATGAAAATCAAGGCCTTCCTCGAACAGCTCTCCGAATCGTTCTGA
- a CDS encoding 2-hydroxyglutaryl-CoA dehydratase has translation MSKPLTLEPGSAGYPVAEFPLQSAVDPDAAPAVKRHGSRVQPHLDDISLADHRSQAIRDLDELTKKWNLKHFEELVDQGRRAVWGGGSWDSPLLRATDTIGVPFMELWRHDSKHAEHVAENHFQVPAEFCSMIKAMIGRLHLKKYDKIRRILYFGSTCEPINMVLEHSRHDGYELHCYEAATAFKVGERREEMVRFFVNELRKTAVWLQGKPVDEDRLAGEIRLKNQVLRKVRRIMDLRLKRPYDLGSIPTLRINMGANHLFGNPVKFNEILDRLIIELEEAAKTPETRPYLPLVLAGGAPGGVSFFELLEKSNAVIVGLVIQGTSTYREDVPPLESLAHYLFDAQLRGELGEGAGASATLRRRRVEEIVKHTGARGLISSAITACPYASVVQQLERNYFRKQGFPIVGLEHTVHTEPATEEQTMKVRAFLEQLAEAC, from the coding sequence ATGAGCAAACCGTTGACGCTTGAACCCGGATCCGCCGGATATCCTGTCGCTGAATTCCCGCTACAATCCGCCGTTGATCCTGACGCCGCGCCCGCCGTCAAGCGCCACGGCAGCCGCGTGCAGCCGCACCTCGACGACATCAGCCTGGCGGATCACCGGTCGCAGGCCATCCGCGATCTCGACGAACTCACGAAGAAATGGAACCTCAAACACTTCGAGGAACTCGTGGACCAGGGTCGCCGCGCCGTCTGGGGCGGCGGTTCCTGGGATTCGCCGCTGCTCCGCGCGACCGACACCATTGGCGTGCCCTTCATGGAACTATGGCGGCACGACAGCAAACACGCCGAGCATGTCGCCGAAAATCATTTCCAGGTGCCCGCCGAATTCTGCTCCATGATCAAGGCGATGATCGGCCGTCTCCACCTCAAGAAATACGACAAGATCAGGCGCATCCTGTATTTCGGCTCCACCTGCGAACCGATCAACATGGTGCTCGAGCACAGCCGTCACGACGGCTACGAACTGCACTGCTACGAAGCCGCCACCGCCTTCAAGGTCGGCGAACGCCGCGAGGAGATGGTCAGGTTCTTCGTCAACGAACTGCGCAAAACCGCCGTCTGGCTCCAGGGCAAACCTGTGGACGAAGACCGTCTCGCCGGGGAGATCCGGCTCAAGAACCAGGTGCTCCGGAAGGTCAGACGGATCATGGACCTGCGCCTCAAGCGCCCCTACGACCTCGGCAGCATCCCCACGCTGCGGATCAACATGGGCGCGAACCACCTGTTCGGCAATCCGGTGAAATTCAACGAAATCCTCGACCGGCTCATCATCGAGCTGGAGGAGGCGGCGAAGACGCCCGAGACGCGCCCCTATCTGCCGCTCGTGCTCGCCGGCGGCGCGCCTGGCGGCGTGAGCTTTTTCGAACTGCTCGAAAAATCCAACGCCGTCATCGTCGGTCTCGTCATCCAGGGCACCTCGACCTACCGCGAGGACGTGCCGCCTCTGGAGTCGCTCGCGCATTACCTGTTCGACGCGCAACTGCGCGGCGAACTCGGCGAAGGCGCCGGCGCGTCGGCCACGCTGCGCCGCCGCCGGGTCGAGGAAATCGTCAAACACACCGGCGCGAGAGGCCTCATCTCCTCCGCCATCACCGCCTGCCCCTACGCCAGCGTGGTGCAGCAGCTCGAGCGGAATTATTTCCGCAAGCAGGGCTTCCCCATCGTCGGCCTCGAACACACCGTGCACACCGAACCCGCCACCGAGGAGCAGACGATGAAGGTGCGCGCCTTCCTCGAACAACTCGCCGAAGCCTGCTGA
- a CDS encoding glyoxalase: MKHLLEDIAFIVYPVSDVARARAFYSGVLELAETANRDNAWVEYDIGHGTLAITHTFEHLQPGAKGAVVAVEMADLDAVASILERKGIPWATGPFDSPACRGGSIRDPDGNELILHQRKNK, translated from the coding sequence ATGAAACATCTGCTCGAGGACATTGCCTTCATCGTTTATCCTGTCTCCGACGTCGCCCGCGCCCGGGCCTTTTACTCGGGCGTGCTCGAACTCGCGGAAACCGCCAACCGGGACAACGCGTGGGTCGAGTATGACATCGGGCATGGCACGCTCGCCATCACCCATACCTTCGAGCATCTCCAGCCCGGCGCCAAGGGCGCGGTTGTGGCGGTAGAGATGGCTGACCTCGATGCCGTCGCATCGATCCTCGAAAGGAAAGGCATTCCGTGGGCCACCGGTCCCTTTGATTCCCCCGCCTGTCGCGGAGGCTCGATCCGGGACCCCGACGGCAACGAACTGATCCTGCATCAGCGGAAGAACAAATGA